In Pseudobacter ginsenosidimutans, the following are encoded in one genomic region:
- a CDS encoding PKD domain-containing protein, protein MSRILLLAGLLFCSFAWGQDFTNKGKEFWLGYGNHQQMYTASLPGMDIYITSDVDTKVLVEIPAMGITIGTFEVKANQITVVPELTHDAFLNQEGISNKGIHILAEHPVVVYAHIYTALATGSSLCLPVSTIGREYYSVNFTQIAQPGPTNESSYSYFFVVAIEDNTEVEIIPAATGLSGSMVAGQAYTIRLNRGQVFNYLSRTDLTGSIIRTRNSANDCKKIAAFSGSGRLGIGCGTVPSSSDNLIQQLYPKTTWGRKFLTVPSATRPGNYYRIIRPDPGTRVRVDGVLINPASFRNNLYYEFNDALPHVIEGDRPILVAQYFTNNNCGEITNNGDPEMILLNPVEQVITHATMLSMRLINDANPIHFINVLLKNQPAAINSFTLDGQFRASDFQPHPVDSRYAYAQIRVEQGTHTIACDTPFNAIAYGFSQNESYGYSAGTNLSDLHQYVTVENDHSPINIPASCRNSPFGLAMTFPYQPAMIHWIFGTELNALGIRDSLINNPVYDSTWLVDGGVRLYRYRLKREHRISRPGNYAIRIQVINPTSDGCTGEQLINFDFQVFEKPVASFSVTHNGCITDDVLIKGTSRDNGRPLTNWFWSYGDGRRSTGSADQVIRYAAAGNYNIRHAVSTDIGCTSDTAVRLLRISPPPTAAFEFRDPVCEQRSVRIASTSTSVGDRLSSWEWDLGDGQTLRAANGNPITHRYEETGSRTISLQVTTARGCRSERVSQTVMVNPLPQVNFGFPEVCIDDPLVKFSDSSSIADHSEDQFKWLWQFGDNQTSADQHPGHVYAQSGNYQVRLQVTSKDGCAANIQKRITVNGRVQAADFVLPAGALCASSELVIREASRIQSGKLSSLSIWWDYDRDPTVKTVDEDPAPGKQYAHKYDDFNNPPTRDHKIVFEVHTGEACLGTLTRTVTLKASPVVAFDGMSPVCAESPPLVPPARETLGFPGNGVFSGPGMDPQGYFHPAVAGTGTHTLGFRFQAANGCSASATQTITVNPTPTANAGPDKGILPDGVAVLDGSGTGEGIRYSWLPADQFRDPSRAQPSVSPKEDSRYTLVVSSRDGCKASDEVWVKVLPKVVVPNAFTPNGDGINETWVLLYLESYPNCTVDVFNRYGQRVFHSTGYGRAWDGRLNGSLLPAGTYYWVIDPKTGKGLLKGSVTIIR, encoded by the coding sequence ATGTCAAGAATCCTGCTGCTGGCCGGTCTGCTTTTTTGTTCTTTTGCCTGGGGGCAGGACTTCACCAATAAAGGGAAGGAGTTCTGGCTCGGCTACGGGAACCATCAACAAATGTATACGGCCAGTTTGCCGGGGATGGATATTTATATTACTTCGGATGTGGACACAAAAGTGCTGGTAGAGATCCCGGCGATGGGTATCACTATCGGAACATTTGAGGTGAAGGCCAATCAGATAACCGTGGTACCTGAACTAACCCATGATGCATTCCTGAACCAGGAGGGGATCAGTAATAAGGGGATACATATCCTGGCTGAGCATCCCGTTGTTGTATATGCGCATATCTACACAGCCCTGGCCACAGGCTCCAGTTTGTGCCTTCCTGTCAGTACCATTGGCCGAGAATATTACTCCGTAAACTTCACTCAGATCGCTCAGCCGGGCCCAACGAATGAGAGCTCTTACAGTTATTTTTTCGTGGTGGCCATCGAGGATAATACCGAAGTAGAGATCATTCCTGCAGCCACCGGTTTGTCGGGTTCGATGGTTGCCGGGCAGGCGTATACCATTCGTTTGAACCGGGGCCAGGTATTCAATTATTTGTCGAGGACCGATCTCACGGGCTCCATTATCCGCACCCGGAATTCCGCTAACGATTGTAAAAAGATAGCCGCCTTTTCGGGCAGCGGGAGGCTGGGGATCGGATGCGGAACGGTACCTTCTTCCAGCGATAATCTCATTCAGCAACTGTATCCAAAAACTACCTGGGGCAGAAAATTCCTGACCGTTCCCAGCGCTACCCGTCCGGGAAATTATTACCGGATCATTCGTCCTGATCCCGGTACCCGGGTTAGGGTAGACGGGGTGCTGATAAATCCTGCTTCCTTCAGGAACAATCTCTATTATGAGTTCAATGATGCGCTGCCGCATGTGATTGAGGGTGATCGCCCCATCCTGGTTGCCCAGTATTTCACCAACAATAATTGCGGGGAGATCACCAATAATGGTGACCCGGAAATGATCCTGCTGAACCCGGTGGAGCAGGTGATCACCCATGCCACGATGCTGAGTATGCGGCTGATCAACGATGCCAACCCCATTCATTTTATCAATGTGTTGTTGAAGAACCAGCCGGCGGCTATCAATAGTTTCACGCTCGATGGTCAGTTCAGGGCTTCGGATTTTCAACCCCATCCCGTGGATAGCCGTTATGCCTATGCGCAGATCCGGGTGGAGCAGGGTACCCATACAATTGCCTGCGATACGCCCTTCAATGCCATCGCCTATGGTTTCAGTCAAAATGAATCCTATGGATACTCGGCAGGCACCAACCTGAGCGATCTCCACCAGTATGTGACCGTTGAGAATGATCATTCGCCCATCAATATACCGGCCAGTTGCCGGAACTCGCCTTTTGGCCTGGCCATGACATTCCCATATCAGCCTGCCATGATCCATTGGATCTTCGGGACTGAATTGAATGCTCTCGGCATCCGGGATTCCCTGATCAATAACCCGGTTTACGATTCAACCTGGCTGGTGGATGGAGGCGTCAGGCTTTATCGGTACCGGCTGAAAAGAGAGCACCGGATCAGCCGACCGGGCAATTATGCTATCAGGATACAGGTGATAAATCCAACTTCGGATGGTTGTACAGGTGAGCAGCTGATCAACTTTGATTTCCAGGTCTTTGAAAAACCTGTCGCCAGCTTTTCGGTTACACATAACGGATGTATTACAGATGATGTACTGATAAAAGGAACGAGCCGCGACAATGGCCGTCCACTTACCAATTGGTTCTGGAGTTATGGCGATGGCCGGAGGTCTACAGGCTCAGCAGATCAAGTCATCCGGTATGCGGCTGCCGGCAATTACAATATCCGTCATGCTGTTTCCACTGATATCGGCTGCACTTCCGATACGGCTGTGAGGCTGCTCCGCATTTCGCCGCCACCAACTGCCGCCTTTGAGTTCCGTGACCCGGTCTGTGAGCAGCGGTCTGTCCGCATTGCCAGTACATCCACCAGTGTTGGCGACAGGCTGAGTTCCTGGGAATGGGATCTCGGTGACGGCCAAACGCTGCGGGCTGCTAACGGTAACCCGATAACTCATCGCTATGAAGAAACCGGCAGCCGTACGATCAGCCTGCAGGTAACCACTGCCAGGGGGTGTCGGAGTGAGCGGGTATCGCAAACCGTTATGGTGAACCCTTTGCCGCAGGTGAACTTTGGATTTCCTGAGGTGTGTATCGATGATCCTCTGGTTAAGTTTTCCGACTCCAGCTCCATTGCCGATCATTCGGAAGATCAATTCAAATGGCTTTGGCAATTCGGTGATAATCAAACGTCGGCTGACCAGCATCCCGGTCATGTTTATGCGCAGTCAGGCAATTACCAGGTACGCCTGCAGGTGACCTCGAAGGATGGTTGTGCGGCCAATATTCAAAAGAGAATTACCGTCAACGGCAGGGTGCAGGCTGCTGATTTCGTGTTGCCTGCCGGGGCGCTCTGCGCCAGTTCGGAACTGGTGATCCGCGAAGCTTCCAGGATACAGAGCGGAAAACTGAGCAGTCTGAGTATCTGGTGGGACTACGACCGGGACCCTACCGTTAAGACAGTGGATGAAGATCCGGCTCCCGGTAAACAGTATGCGCATAAGTATGATGATTTCAATAACCCTCCAACGCGTGATCATAAAATTGTATTTGAAGTCCATACCGGGGAGGCCTGTCTGGGTACCCTTACGCGAACGGTTACCCTAAAAGCCAGTCCGGTAGTTGCTTTCGATGGCATGAGCCCGGTTTGCGCGGAATCGCCGCCGTTAGTGCCTCCTGCCCGGGAAACACTGGGCTTTCCCGGCAATGGCGTTTTCTCCGGACCGGGTATGGACCCGCAAGGGTATTTCCATCCTGCAGTGGCAGGTACGGGTACGCATACACTGGGTTTTCGCTTTCAGGCCGCCAACGGATGCAGCGCTTCTGCCACCCAAACCATTACCGTGAACCCGACGCCCACTGCCAATGCGGGGCCGGACAAAGGCATTCTGCCGGATGGAGTTGCTGTCCTCGATGGCAGCGGAACAGGTGAGGGGATCCGTTATTCCTGGCTGCCTGCTGATCAGTTTCGCGACCCGTCGCGCGCACAGCCATCGGTATCTCCCAAAGAAGATTCACGGTATACATTGGTTGTTTCGAGCAGGGATGGCTGTAAGGCCAGCGATGAAGTTTGGGTGAAAGTATTACCGAAGGTAGTAGTGCCCAATGCGTTCACACCCAATGGTGATGGTATCAACGAAACATGGGTGTTGCTTTACCTGGAATCCTATCCAAATTGCACGGTGGACGTATTCAACCGTTATGGTCAGCGCGTGTTCCATTCCACCGGTTATGGCCGTGCCTGGGATGGAAGATTGAATGGCAGCCTGCTGCCGGCAGGTACTTATTACTGGGTGATCGATCCTAAAACCGGCAAAGGATTGCTGAAAGGATCGGTGACCATCATACGATGA
- a CDS encoding WbqC family protein, with protein MSFRNRTVVPGSNGPILLSVPLVDGREQRRPMKEVRIANDAAWQSQHFKTLKSCYNRSPWFQFFEHELAELYEKNFEWLLDWNLACWQWAASKIDGDFTMELTTGYQENYDPAEWLDLRNKVLPQTINQTFPDPVKYSQVFEDRLGFIPNCSVLDLIFCEGKNARRLLSKD; from the coding sequence ATGAGTTTTCGTAACCGGACGGTGGTGCCGGGCTCCAATGGTCCCATCCTTCTCAGTGTTCCCCTGGTGGATGGCCGGGAACAAAGGAGGCCCATGAAAGAGGTCCGGATCGCCAATGATGCGGCCTGGCAATCGCAACATTTCAAGACTCTCAAAAGCTGCTATAACCGGAGCCCCTGGTTCCAGTTTTTTGAACATGAGCTGGCTGAATTATATGAGAAAAATTTTGAATGGCTGCTGGATTGGAACCTGGCCTGCTGGCAATGGGCAGCTTCAAAAATAGATGGGGATTTTACGATGGAGCTGACCACCGGGTACCAGGAAAATTATGACCCGGCCGAATGGCTCGACCTCCGGAATAAGGTGCTTCCCCAAACCATCAATCAGACATTCCCGGACCCGGTAAAGTATAGCCAGGTTTTCGAAGACCGGCTCGGATTCATTCCCAACTGCTCAGTCCTCGACCTCATTTTCTGTGAAGGAAAAAATGCTCGCCGGTTACTTTCGAAGGACTGA
- a CDS encoding LEA type 2 family protein, translating into MKKAPWLLLLPLLWLGWMGCAKPTSLDYLGIRNVKVLSMGWKESTVAVDVEYYNPNRYPLTLKNAEVNVFVNDRYFGKSTFDSTLKIPKLDTFMMPVKLTVDMANTGISLLQNLSSEEVMIRLEGSAKIGRSGIFINYPIKYEGKQKLGF; encoded by the coding sequence ATGAAAAAAGCGCCCTGGTTGCTCCTGCTCCCACTCCTTTGGCTGGGTTGGATGGGATGTGCAAAGCCGACCTCTCTCGATTATCTGGGTATCCGGAATGTGAAGGTGTTAAGTATGGGATGGAAGGAATCGACGGTAGCCGTTGATGTGGAATATTACAATCCCAATCGCTACCCCCTGACCCTGAAAAATGCCGAAGTGAACGTTTTCGTGAACGACCGGTATTTCGGAAAATCCACATTCGACAGCACCCTGAAAATTCCGAAACTGGACACTTTTATGATGCCCGTAAAGTTGACTGTCGACATGGCGAATACCGGGATCAGCCTCCTCCAAAATCTCAGTTCGGAAGAAGTGATGATCCGCCTGGAAGGGAGTGCGAAAATTGGAAGAAGTGGAATTTTTATCAATTACCCTATCAAATATGAAGGGAAGCAAAAGCTCGGATTTTGA
- a CDS encoding heavy-metal-associated domain-containing protein: MKKLLLLMVAVLGITAMGLAQQKKGSQTVTIQTPTVQCQMCKERMEKYLLREEGVQKVTVDFRNKRTKVTFLAERQNIENIKAAIANIGYDADDVKADEEAYKKLPRCCQKPADGSEKKQ; this comes from the coding sequence ATGAAGAAACTCCTGTTACTCATGGTGGCCGTTCTGGGGATCACTGCAATGGGGTTGGCCCAGCAGAAAAAAGGTAGCCAGACTGTAACCATTCAAACCCCCACCGTTCAATGTCAGATGTGCAAAGAGCGCATGGAGAAATATCTCCTTCGTGAAGAGGGCGTGCAAAAAGTGACTGTAGATTTCAGGAATAAGAGAACAAAGGTCACTTTCCTTGCCGAGCGTCAGAACATCGAGAACATCAAGGCCGCTATCGCCAATATTGGTTATGATGCGGATGATGTGAAAGCAGATGAAGAGGCGTATAAAAAGTTGCCCAGGTGTTGTCAGAAACCGGCAGACGGGAGCGAAAAAAAACAGTAA
- the pyrE gene encoding orotate phosphoribosyltransferase: MAPNKKAVAEKLLQINAIKLNLGQPFTWASGWKSPIYCDNRKALSFPYIREFVKSEMCNVVFEEFPDGELMAGVATAGIAWGAMAADQLKLPYIYVRPKPKEHGLGNQIEGYYTSGQKVVVIEDLVSTGKSSLQVVDVLKNAGLNIVGMVSIFTYGFPVAAEAFAKAGVEYRSLTDYPTLIELAIEKGIVSREQEGILLKWREDPANWQGK; the protein is encoded by the coding sequence ATGGCACCGAACAAAAAAGCAGTCGCTGAAAAGTTATTACAAATTAATGCTATTAAATTAAATCTCGGGCAACCATTTACCTGGGCTTCGGGATGGAAGAGCCCGATCTATTGCGATAATCGCAAGGCACTGAGCTTTCCTTATATCCGTGAATTTGTAAAATCTGAAATGTGTAATGTGGTATTTGAAGAGTTCCCTGATGGAGAGCTGATGGCCGGTGTAGCCACTGCTGGTATTGCCTGGGGCGCTATGGCGGCAGACCAGCTGAAGCTGCCTTATATTTATGTTCGTCCAAAACCGAAAGAGCATGGACTGGGCAATCAGATCGAAGGTTATTACACATCCGGACAAAAAGTGGTAGTGATCGAAGACCTGGTTTCTACCGGTAAAAGCAGTCTCCAGGTGGTGGATGTGCTGAAGAATGCCGGTCTGAATATCGTTGGTATGGTCAGCATCTTTACTTACGGATTCCCTGTTGCAGCAGAAGCTTTTGCAAAGGCAGGGGTGGAATACCGCTCACTCACCGATTATCCCACCCTGATCGAACTGGCCATTGAAAAAGGTATCGTGAGCAGGGAACAGGAAGGCATTTTGTTAAAATGGCGCGAGGACCCTGCGAACTGGCAGGGGAAATGA
- a CDS encoding NUDIX hydrolase — protein sequence MHIIIYFNDKPLFLTDTITDEIAPFAHHDDAVYMDELSAPGVNSMIHEMKQEKVHAGIYFHDDIDQLKKAFWRKFMLIQAAGGLVQNEDKAVLMMFRRGKWDLPKGKMDPGETPAQSALREVQEETGLAEVTLGTPLTTTYHTYDDAGHHILKETFWFNMTAPKSQPLVPQLEEQITELVWADAKALKEYTKNTFPSVRECLQKAGF from the coding sequence ATGCACATTATCATATACTTTAACGACAAGCCTTTATTCCTGACCGATACCATCACGGATGAGATCGCTCCCTTTGCCCATCACGATGATGCCGTTTACATGGATGAGCTCTCCGCTCCGGGCGTCAATTCCATGATCCATGAGATGAAACAGGAAAAAGTGCATGCCGGAATTTACTTCCACGACGATATCGATCAACTCAAAAAAGCCTTCTGGCGCAAATTCATGCTCATTCAGGCGGCCGGAGGACTGGTGCAGAACGAAGACAAAGCCGTTTTGATGATGTTCCGCCGCGGCAAATGGGATCTGCCCAAAGGCAAGATGGACCCGGGCGAAACGCCCGCCCAAAGCGCATTACGCGAGGTACAGGAAGAAACCGGACTGGCCGAAGTTACCCTGGGAACTCCCCTCACCACCACTTATCACACCTACGATGATGCAGGGCATCATATCCTGAAAGAGACTTTCTGGTTCAATATGACGGCTCCTAAATCACAGCCACTGGTGCCACAACTGGAGGAGCAGATCACGGAACTGGTATGGGCCGATGCGAAAGCTTTAAAAGAATACACGAAAAATACCTTCCCTTCAGTGAGGGAATGTCTGCAAAAAGCAGGATTCTAA
- a CDS encoding hotdog fold thioesterase encodes MIWFKKDLQLNDIHRMRENNMAEHIGLEFTELGPDLIKARIPVDHRTNQPYGILHGGASCVLAETLGSIGSALVIDTGKFICVGLEINANHIRSASEGFVTGTATPIHIGRSTHVWDIKIHDDNQKLICISRLTVAILPKK; translated from the coding sequence ATGATCTGGTTCAAAAAAGACCTGCAGCTGAACGATATTCACCGGATGCGGGAGAATAATATGGCTGAGCATATCGGGCTCGAGTTCACGGAGCTTGGGCCAGATCTGATCAAAGCCCGGATACCGGTAGATCATCGTACCAATCAACCATATGGTATCCTGCATGGCGGCGCATCCTGCGTGCTGGCTGAAACCCTCGGCAGTATTGGCTCCGCGCTGGTGATAGATACAGGAAAGTTCATCTGCGTGGGACTGGAGATCAATGCCAATCATATCCGTAGTGCGTCTGAAGGCTTTGTTACAGGTACGGCAACTCCAATTCATATTGGACGTTCAACACATGTTTGGGACATTAAGATCCACGATGACAATCAGAAACTCATTTGCATCAGCAGGCTGACTGTAGCCATTCTTCCGAAGAAATAA
- the coaD gene encoding pantetheine-phosphate adenylyltransferase produces the protein MQRIALFPGTFDPITIGHLDIINRALPLFDKLVIGIGRNINKVPMFSEEQRLGWIREIFKNDPKVSAVVYEGLTVSACQQVGAQFILRGIRYVNDFEYEKAIADMNRSLDQNIETVFLTCLPQYTSVASTLVRDVLKNGGDVMQFLPKEVAASISQQPVKSKS, from the coding sequence ATGCAAAGAATCGCTTTGTTCCCCGGAACCTTTGATCCTATTACTATCGGTCACCTTGATATTATCAACCGTGCATTGCCGTTATTCGACAAGCTGGTGATCGGTATCGGCCGCAATATCAACAAAGTGCCCATGTTCTCCGAGGAGCAGCGTCTTGGCTGGATCCGCGAGATCTTCAAGAACGATCCCAAAGTAAGTGCAGTGGTTTACGAAGGCCTCACTGTTAGCGCCTGCCAGCAGGTAGGAGCACAGTTCATCCTCAGAGGTATCCGTTACGTGAACGATTTCGAATATGAAAAGGCGATTGCAGACATGAACCGCAGTCTGGACCAGAATATCGAGACCGTTTTCCTCACCTGCCTTCCCCAATACACTTCCGTAGCCTCTACACTTGTACGTGATGTACTCAAAAATGGAGGCGATGTAATGCAGTTCCTTCCCAAAGAAGTAGCGGCAAGCATCAGCCAGCAGCCTGTTAAGTCTAAAAGCTAA
- a CDS encoding aspartate carbamoyltransferase catalytic subunit: MRLSVKHLLGIRDLTREDIQIILDTATEFKEVLQRPIKKVPSLRDVTIVNLFYENSTRTRISFELAEKRLSADTINFTASGSSVSKGETLLDTVNNILSMKVDMVVMRHSATGAPHFLAKHIPAAIINAGDGINEHPTQGLLDAFSMRERLGKLEGLKVAIIGDIMHSRVAMSNMYLLKKMGAEVMVAGPPTLIPKHIQEAFDVRVEYNLRKALEWCDVANVLRIQLERQNQVLFSSLREYNLAYGINKRLLESLNKEVVIMHPGPINRGVELDSDVADSGQSIILNQVENGVAVRMAALYLLSGGRDVPAAS, encoded by the coding sequence ATGCGACTTTCTGTAAAACATCTGCTCGGTATCAGGGATCTAACCCGCGAGGATATTCAGATTATTCTAGACACTGCCACAGAATTCAAGGAAGTGTTACAGCGCCCCATCAAAAAGGTGCCTTCTTTGAGAGATGTGACAATTGTGAATTTATTCTACGAGAATTCCACCCGTACAAGAATCTCCTTTGAGCTGGCCGAAAAAAGGCTCAGCGCCGATACCATTAATTTCACCGCTTCCGGTTCTTCTGTTTCCAAAGGCGAAACCCTTCTGGATACTGTCAACAACATCCTCTCCATGAAAGTGGATATGGTGGTGATGCGTCACAGTGCAACCGGAGCGCCCCATTTTCTGGCCAAACATATTCCCGCAGCCATCATCAATGCCGGCGACGGTATCAACGAGCACCCCACACAGGGATTGCTGGATGCTTTCTCCATGCGTGAAAGACTGGGAAAGCTGGAAGGTTTGAAAGTGGCCATCATTGGTGATATCATGCACTCCCGCGTTGCGATGAGCAATATGTACCTGCTGAAAAAAATGGGAGCAGAAGTGATGGTGGCCGGGCCGCCCACACTGATCCCCAAACATATCCAGGAAGCCTTCGATGTACGCGTGGAATACAATCTTAGAAAGGCGCTGGAATGGTGCGATGTGGCCAATGTGCTGCGCATTCAACTGGAAAGACAGAACCAGGTGCTCTTTTCTTCATTGAGGGAATACAACCTGGCCTATGGAATCAATAAAAGACTGCTCGAAAGCCTCAATAAAGAAGTGGTGATCATGCACCCGGGTCCCATCAACAGAGGAGTGGAACTGGATAGTGATGTGGCAGACAGCGGGCAATCGATCATCCTGAACCAGGTAGAGAATGGTGTGGCCGTGAGAATGGCTGCCCTGTATCTGCTTTCGGGAGGAAGGGATGTGCCTGCGGCATCCTGA
- the pyrR gene encoding bifunctional pyr operon transcriptional regulator/uracil phosphoribosyltransferase PyrR — protein sequence MKTVLNEQQLAITIKRLSHQILENHTNLENTVLIGIQPRGVFVSDRVVQEIRQIVPPGTVQYGKLDITFYRDDVRRELHVPNHTDISFSIENKNVILIDDVLYTGRTIRAALDALLDFGRPAKVELCVLVDRRFSRQLPIQADYVGRSIDSIISQKVKVFWKEKDGKDEVGLLGGPDGMY from the coding sequence TTGAAAACTGTATTGAACGAGCAGCAACTGGCCATTACCATCAAGAGATTAAGTCACCAGATCCTGGAGAACCATACCAACCTGGAAAATACCGTACTGATCGGCATTCAGCCGCGTGGTGTGTTTGTGAGTGATCGTGTGGTGCAGGAGATCCGTCAAATAGTGCCTCCCGGCACCGTGCAGTATGGAAAGCTGGACATTACTTTTTACCGTGATGACGTACGCAGGGAATTGCATGTTCCCAATCACACCGATATATCTTTCAGCATCGAGAACAAGAATGTAATCCTGATAGACGATGTGCTGTATACCGGCCGTACCATTCGCGCCGCGCTGGACGCCCTGCTGGATTTTGGCAGGCCCGCAAAAGTGGAACTCTGTGTGCTGGTTGACCGTCGCTTCAGCAGGCAGTTGCCCATACAGGCCGATTACGTAGGCAGGTCCATCGATTCCATCATTTCCCAGAAAGTGAAAGTGTTCTGGAAGGAGAAAGATGGAAAGGATGAAGTTGGCCTTCTCGGAGGCCCTGATGGCATGTATTGA
- a CDS encoding porin family protein has product MKRIFLLLAFAGTFAAANAQTKIGLKGGLNVADWGGEDADNIDAKIGFHVGGYANFKVGNKFSIQPELTYSTQGGKIDRPGDDTKIRFNYINIPVMVKYELIQGLNAQFGPQFGFAVSRKTKTGDVTVDVNDAYKGFDLGLGIGASYEFPSTPVGIDARYIFGLSRLDDDGDAKLFNRVFQLGITYTLWSGK; this is encoded by the coding sequence ATGAAAAGGATTTTTTTGCTGCTTGCATTTGCCGGAACTTTTGCTGCAGCTAATGCTCAAACAAAAATTGGTTTAAAAGGTGGTTTGAACGTAGCCGACTGGGGCGGAGAAGATGCTGATAACATTGATGCAAAGATCGGATTCCACGTAGGTGGTTATGCAAATTTTAAAGTTGGCAATAAATTCAGCATCCAACCTGAATTGACTTATTCTACTCAGGGTGGTAAAATTGATCGTCCTGGTGATGATACAAAAATCAGGTTCAATTACATCAACATCCCTGTGATGGTAAAATACGAACTCATTCAGGGGTTGAATGCACAGTTTGGTCCTCAGTTCGGTTTTGCAGTTTCCAGGAAAACAAAAACAGGAGATGTTACTGTTGATGTAAATGATGCATACAAAGGATTCGATCTTGGTCTTGGTATCGGCGCCAGCTACGAATTCCCATCCACTCCGGTAGGTATCGATGCCCGCTACATTTTCGGTCTGAGCAGACTGGATGATGATGGCGATGCGAAGCTGTTCAACCGCGTATTCCAGTTAGGTATTACTTATACACTCTGGAGCGGAAAATAA
- a CDS encoding porin family protein, whose product MKKVLLSLICLASIATASAQFSLGAKAGAQLTDFRGGSYFAEDSKMKVGYYGGAYGRYHFTKTMAAQAEVLYSAQGAKIEDGSDDYNHNLNYITVPVMFQYHLPVGLYFETGPQISFLTKAELKDGDDKLDVKDATKKTDFAWVAGAGYKITEEIAVNARYNFGISDINDTEMGGKAHNNAIQLGISWKLFGK is encoded by the coding sequence ATGAAGAAGGTATTGCTCTCTCTTATTTGCTTAGCCTCTATTGCTACTGCTTCTGCACAATTCAGCCTGGGTGCGAAGGCTGGTGCACAGCTCACTGATTTCCGCGGCGGATCTTATTTTGCAGAAGACTCCAAAATGAAAGTTGGTTATTATGGTGGCGCTTATGGTCGTTATCATTTTACTAAAACCATGGCTGCGCAAGCGGAAGTATTGTATTCTGCACAAGGTGCAAAGATCGAAGATGGAAGTGATGATTATAACCACAACCTCAATTACATCACTGTGCCTGTAATGTTCCAGTACCATTTGCCAGTGGGTCTTTATTTTGAGACTGGTCCCCAGATCAGCTTCCTTACAAAGGCTGAATTGAAAGATGGTGACGACAAACTGGACGTGAAAGATGCAACCAAGAAAACAGATTTTGCATGGGTTGCCGGCGCAGGTTACAAGATCACTGAAGAAATTGCGGTGAATGCCCGTTACAATTTTGGTATCTCCGATATCAACGATACAGAGATGGGTGGAAAAGCGCATAATAACGCTATTCAACTTGGTATAAGCTGGAAACTTTTCGGTAAGTAA